ATTTACAGACGAATAACTATTTTATCAAAGATAAACCATCTTTTGCCGATTTATCTGTTGGCGAAATGATAAGAACAGTATTAAACAGGATTTTAGCCTCATTTTTCTTGCCTAAAAAATACTTCGTCCAGCCTGCCATCAGATTGGAATAATAGTCGAATGGATACAAACCAAGCACCAAATCGTAGTGTTTTTCTGCCTGAATGAAATTTTTTCGATAATAGTAAATATTGCCGAGAGCATAATTTACCTTTGAATTCATAGGGTCAATTGCAAGGATTTTTTTGTAAGTTGCCTCTAATTGTTCTATATTATTCTGAGCTTCAAGCGGATTGCACAATCCGAGCAGAGCTTCAACCGCTTTAGGGCGTAGCTTCACAGCTTGCTGATAATAACGAATGCTGGAATCGTATTTTTTTCCTAAATAGTATAGCCAACCTAATCGGAGAGATTTGTGATAATCGAAGCCGTTTAAGCCGACTAACTCATTTATAGCTCCTTGATAATCGCCGACTGCTTCTTTGGCATAACTATTTTCAAAAACTTTGGAAGGACTGACCTGTGCAGAAGCCGTAATTCCAAACACTAAAAGCAACACGAATATTGCTGCGCTTTTCTTTAAAATTTCCATTTTATTGCTAAATTAACTAATTGATTATTATACTTATACTTTTTAAATTGCGTGTAAAAATCGGTAAAAGCCCAACCTTCTCTTTGAGTGAATGAGTAAGTTGCAGAAAGTGTCATTTTTTTGAAATAATAAGACGCACTCAAACTCGAAATAAACTTTATTGGGTCGTAAGTATCGTACACTACGAATGAGCGATCCGTTATGTAATTCAGATGAT
This sequence is a window from Lentimicrobiaceae bacterium. Protein-coding genes within it:
- a CDS encoding tetratricopeptide repeat protein, with amino-acid sequence MEILKKSAAIFVLLLVFGITASAQVSPSKVFENSYAKEAVGDYQGAINELVGLNGFDYHKSLRLGWLYYLGKKYDSSIRYYQQAVKLRPKAVEALLGLCNPLEAQNNIEQLEATYKKILAIDPMNSKVNYALGNIYYYRKNFIQAEKHYDLVLGLYPFDYYSNLMAGWTKYFLGKKNEAKILFNTVLIISPTDKSAKDGLSLIK